acatatacatatacatatacatatacatatacatatatatatatatatatatatatatatatatatatatatatatatatatatatatatatatatatatatatatatatacatatatatatatatatatatatatatatatatatatatatatatacatatacatatacatatatatatacatatatatatatatatatatatatatatatatatatatatatatatatatatatatatatatatatatatatacatacatacatatatatatatatatatatatatatacatatatatatatatatatatatatatatatatatatatatatatatatatatatatatatacatatacatatatatatatatatatatatatatatatatatatatatatatatatatatatatatatatatatatatatatatatatacatatacatatacatatacatatacatatatatatatatatatatatatatatatatatatatatatatatatatatatatatacatatatatatatatatatatatatatatatatatatatatatatatatatacatatatatatatatatatacatatatatatatatatatacatatatatatatatatatatatatatatatatatatatatatatatatatatatatatatatatatatatatatatatacatatatatatatacatatatatatatatatacatatatatatatatatatatatatatatatatatatatatatatatatatatatatatatttaccagtcgcactttttgtgcgactggtattattattattattttatttttttaaaaattttcgaaTTAATATTCAACACTAttacactaattattataataacattatcataatataataaattaaaataatttaatttattacaacatttattaaataacaacaacttaaaaaataaatacacgaaataaattttataattcgaaattaaaaaaaaaattaaattaaaaaaaattatttgacttaTTTAACTTAACAACAACATTTACTGGTATGCCATTGTTGTTCGATGTAGAGTTCTAGCTTATTTAACTTAACAtagtgtttttagagagatagtactgtgtttgaattcgtatatacTACAAGAACgtctctgaaaattcaatatatatagagttCCGATAATATTGTTAtcaagtgataatagtgttattaagtgcgatttacatttgttaaacatGTTTTAAGTGCAGTGGCAATTTCGTAGTTTTTAAAAGTCTAGGGGCAAACTCGTAATTTTATTAGtgaggtggcgataaaataaaaagggtggcgataaatAATAACACTCATGATTTGATTTAGGTTAGCGCCTCAATGCTTTAGATACTTGAAAGGTGCTAAAGTAGTTTGGGTGGAACTTGAGTCCGAAGTCTTATAAAACCCACAAATCCAAAGTCCAAGTCTTTGAcccaataataaaataaaccaacCTGTTTTATTTCATGACTTTTTATTTCAATCCAAaaagttgaaaatcaattatgaaaAATTCACAGAAGAGAttatcaaaatttcatttgtaaaatcaaaagatcGACTAGCAGATTTTCTATTCAAAGCAATTGACTCTAAAGCGTTAAAGAATACTTTGACAAGTTTGGTCTCAATGATCCTAAGAccaaacttgagggggagtgtagaaaAGTgaaatattagtataatattatatttttatattttatattattgtgatttagtttccttaagtttaatatttcgtaatattttgtttccttattttagtccttattacttgtataaatagaggtagtacctctcattattatttaatataatccAAGTATTCAAAATCCAAATCAATCTTTATTTTCGCATTATAATTTTCTACATGTATGCATATGTATATCACTTTTTATAGCTTAGATACACCGTcttgtacttaatttatatataagtcGAAACATCATAAGGTTTCGGATAGTTATTGTGGTGTGTTAGAATGTTTTTGCGAAGAGTTTGGTTTAGGGAAATAACAAGCTGATTTTTGTCAATAATTAGTAATTACCATCATGGTTATCAAAATCGCGATctggatcgtaggatcgtacgATCCTAGGATCGGAACAATCAGGATCGTGCATAAAATCAGTGGGATCGGTCAGGATCGTTGGTGGGATCGGCTAGGATCGCGGGCAGGATCGTTAGAATCAGCGAGGGTTGTTGGTAGAATCGGTTAAACTTActaatttaaattctttttgctAGTTACTTTGTTCTTTTTTGCTTACTATGGATGTGTATGTACtataacggcccgtttggtacatggtattagagggcggtaatggtaataaaattaagtaataaaaaatttggttgtttggatgccttcaatggtaatggatggtaataaaataaggtaatgaaatttccaaaaagggccatttttattaccatcaaacaacctggtattaggctgtaatggtaatgaagtattactgtggtaataaaataaggtaatgttgtttcgagctgaagaaaaaaaataatgaagaaaaaaaaaggtaatgtatgtattatccaaaaaaaattattattaaaaaaaatcattagatagaataatttagatacaataatgcttttagatacaaatatacaataatgaaactaagagtcattatcattttttattactaacaaccaaatgcaatcaatggaatattatcttccattaccattctttagtcatgcacaccaaacaaaaaatcttcattaccaattctcatatccattccttcattactattaccattacaacatttcattcccattaattcattaccatcaaccaaacggaccgtaaaTGTATTATGTGTAGtgtatatcttatatatatatattgtcatTTCATtaagaatagaaaaaaaaacgGCATTAAAAAAGTAAGATGTATGTAGTTTAAAGTTAAagcaaaatcttaaaaaaatgtatgaactgttaatactttttaaaattgaaaatgatcaaacaATAAACATAGACATAATACAACTTGGTAATTTTGCAAATTTATAGGATCGTCCGACCCTAAATCCAATCCGACGATCCAATCCCACCAGGTGATTTCAATCCTGCATAGAATCCCGTCCTAATACCCTTAGATTACCTAGGTTTTTGTGCATATTAATCGACATGATACAAAGAAGCTTCTTTGAACGGATGATGCAGTAGCATAATGATGCATAGATGTATTTATTACCAAAGTATGAGTTGTTtagatattattgttattattattgtgtaaaGTGTAATagctaataatatttttatttcaaataattttgGAGTGAATTTTGCTTATTGGTTATTTTATTAGAACAACCTAACACATTGTTTGGCGAGGCAAGGCAAGGCGATCATAGAATTAATTTTGTCACGATATTGGTTCACCATTAAAATCTCGTATGGAAAATGACTGTATAATCGTATCCAATACAGTGATTGACGAGGACGGAATGGAAGGTATAGTGTCTAATGGAGACGTAGTTTGTGCGACGCCAAGCACCGAGATGAATTAAACCGCTTCAACACCTTCACTGCTAGATGATGACAGTAAAAATATGTGCAAAGTACCAAAAAGGGTTATGAAATTCAGTAATACGCAGGTAGAACCTGAAAGCATTCCAGCCAAGTTATTACGTTTCCAACTTAAAATCGCAGACAATGGCAATAGTCGATAcagattaatcaataaaatttaccATCAAATGATTTGCAGAATTCTGGATCAAGGACGAAAGACTAGCTAATAAACAGGAGGATAAAATGAACCCACTACAACGTATAAGAAACTTGGCGAGTTAAAATTAAGAGCCCTTCGTAGCTGTTGGATcgtcatttgataaatcatccTCGTCATGGTATATGTTCTCGGCCATCTGCCAGATTTGAAGTATGTTGTCCTCAGCAACACTCGCAACCACCCAATCTTCACATGGATTCCATGAGAAGTCCGAGATTTTGCTAGTATGACCGCCGTGAATGAAAAGCAATTCAGGTGGACCGTCTTCAGCATCTTCTGGAGTTTGTTCCTCGTCAATTCTGCAAATCCCGCAAAAATATTCAAGAACACGTATTATTATCCAGCAGAagacggaaaaaaaaaaacacattttttttctgCAATGACATTACAAAGACACACAATAGGAGTCTAGGATTGCATCTGTGCACCAACAGCATCTCGGTAATCTAATACTATAATGCAAGAACAAGCAAATGAGTACACTGAGCAGAGAAATCTTCGGTCAGTAAGTTACAGTTCTTGATTTTCCTTTAAAGTGGAAAACTATCAAAGGCAATCTACCTTCTTTTCCTAATGTTTTTCTGTTTCAAGCCAGTTCATCGACAAAGCCAACAGGAAATTTTTTAAAGGCTAGTACAGCCAGGGAATTTCTAGTCGACATAAACAAGTCAGTAAAGGAGATGGCAATTGACATCCACGAAGAGAAACATAACAAAATACGTCAAACACAACATATTTTACGCGGTGAGATTTAGGATTCCCTCCTACGCAAATGCCTGTTTAAATAACAAAATAGAACAGCAACTTGAGTCTCGGTTTTCCTCTTGATAAGTTCatcctatgttacttggacttggatactgatgttgatgttgaataATGATACGTGTCCAAGtctcggatacgtctaaatattcaattttatgcctaaaatgaagtgtttgAGTGCCACACCAATGTCCAAGAATCAATGATCGGACACAGGTATGTGAACAAAATGAAGAGTCTGAGTAACATAGGTCTCATCTTACTATAGTTCCAACAGTGATACATCCTCACACCACCCCCATTGACACTAGACAATGGATTAATTCACACTTAACTTTTTTTCATTTCCAGAAATAGTCCGTGTATAAGAAAAACAtgcaaaaaaagaaataaaaacattaaaaaaatacctGCTAAGGTCCCACACCATCAGTCTTCTACCAAGACAGCAAGAAGCCAAAATTGTCTCATTTTTAGGACTCCATCCAACTTGGAAGACCTCTTCTCTGCCAGATCATACATTTTTCACAGTAAATGTCAAGGAGTGGAACAATATGATACTTAAATGTTAATAAAAGGTTAATAGAATTTCAATTGAGGGGGAAATAAAAATATGAGCTTACTTGTGACAATCAAAAGTATGCAGCGCGGTGTTGATTTTCCTTAAATCAAACAACTTGACAGTCTTATCAGTAGAGCCCGTAGCGACAACCCATTCATTAAAAGGATTGAAAGCCAAGCAGTTCACCTGACAAGTTGAAATAATatgtaaagaaaaagaaagattaGGTAACTTCAAACAAGTTTGGAAGGAAAGAGCGGCCACCAAAAAATTATGATACAAAAGCAGCATGAAAATAAGTCCAACTATTGATAAGATTAAGCTAAAACTTTCCACAGATGATAATTACTCCCTAAAACAGGCATATTTTTAAGACGTAATACTGAGTGAAATTTGGAGCCACTACAACAAAACTACATTTGCTTCATGGATTTGTTGCACAAAGTACAAATGACTTCCCAAGTGATCTTCAACAATTACGTACCAAAGTAAATCACAAAGACAAGTTAGCAACATAGAAggaaataaagtaaatataagcATAAACAATGTCATGCCAAGAGCTAAAACATAAGTTCAATGAAGTCAGTTACCAATTTTCATTTGTGTTTAAAGAGGGAAAGGGGTAAGGTGAAGCTACATCAAATGCAAAAAAACAATGGTGTCATATTAAATTTAGATAGTATGACAATTTTCTGACGGCTAAAACTGCCATCAAGCCcagataatattttttttctgtaaGAAAATTGGAAGAAcgcaaataacttttttttcatcaaaataccaaaaaagTTTCTCGCTCACCTCACTTTGATGAGCAATTACAGACTGGACAGGCTTGGTAACTGTTGGAGCTCGAAGGTCCCATATCAGCAGGTACTGATCATCTCCAACAGAACCAAACAAATATTCGTGCCTCATATGCCACGaaacatcctcaacaacacctTCATGAACCTACATGACAGTTCACAATCATGATGACGGTATtgccaacaaaagaaaaatgaagtgTGACCATGAAATATGAATGAGATGCTAAATTTCCACCATTATTACGTTGTACTTTATGAGAAAGCTGATAAAAATCAATCATAGTTAAAAACTAACATATGCATGTTTTAAGTTATGATTCATATTGAGTTTGATCACTTTTAATTCATTTGGGTTAGTTTAACTAGAATATTCTACATGTTCAGCATATTGTTTAAATGTGTCAGACATTTTCCATAACTTTGAATCCAAGTGAGCCAATTTGGGACTAAAACCTAACATATGGATATACCTTAAATATTTGCATTGCATCGAGCGTCTTATTTCTAGGAGTGGCATTGATGTCCCAAAGACAAATCTGTGCATCATCAGAGCCACTCAACAAATGCCCTTGCTTGAATTTGCTCCATGATAAACCATATCCTTCGGTGCTGTGACCTCGTAATCTCAAATCGGGATTGCATGCGCCATCTAGTGGTGGCTTTGATGGATGTTTACTGTAGTCAAAGATATATACTTCTGCACTCACTGTTTTAGTGGCAATTATGAATGGGTTCTGTGGCATATACCGGGCTCGATTTACCTCTCCATCATGGTTAATCTGCTGTATAATTTGTACCTGAACGCACAGGATAGATAATTAGCATCACATAATAGCACATTAAAACAGCACATGAGATAAGACCTTGACTCCAAATTCAATGTCCAAGGAGACATATCTATTACTAGCCCTATTAGGGATACAACTTGACCCCCTCACAACCCAACAGTGGCAGAAATAGAATATCAGGCTAACTAATCCAGCACTATCATCACACAAAGAATTTGCCCAACAGTTTAGGTTGGGCCCATGAAGCAACTACAGACCCTCATCTTCTCAAAAAAGAAGCAATAGCATCCAAACCTTGCAATAAAAGCAAATTGAACTCACAAAAGTGTATATTGCCAATTCTGAGCTAATATAACCAATTGTAAAGTGTaacttaacataaataaaaaattacacatttttAATGAGCAAATTTCTAGAAACTTGTTGCAGATCTACACTAATATCATTTGTCCATATAAACACTTAAGATCAACACCTTCAAAAACAATATGAAAGAAAAGCCAAAGAAGTATACCTTTCCATTGGCGCACCCAAACCCACCAAAATCAGACCGTTCATCGTCATAATGTCGGGCATCATTCTCGGCATCTTCAAGAGGAAGTTGAACCTGAGCTAGCATAAGATAATTGGGCTCATTCTCTGAAGTATGAGTTCCTAAAATCATCTTCTGGACCGAGTAATCCTTCCCTGGAGGCTCGTCTCGATCAGGGAGCCACTCAACGGTGAGAGATGGCCATTCAAGAGCATGGGTAATCACCAAATCATACAAAAAAGGAGTATTTTTCTTCCATATCTTATACTCCTCGTTTTTCAATCTCTCTTCTATCTCCCCTCTCATCTCATCTTCATCTTTCCCCATTGGAATTTCTATCcactcaaaaaccctaaaattaaaaaaaaaatcagtatcAAACTCTCCAAGATTAGTCCAAATCAACGAATCTTCAATCTTTTCCACCAAAAGCAATCACCTTTAAACACTTAACACAAAAAGTAACAAATCACTCAACAGTATAGTTATCGTACCGTTCTTCctgaaaagaaaaatcaaatcttcagaaacaaaattaaagtcggaaaagttctaaaattaacaaattcacattctaaaaaaaaaattggtatagAATACACAGTATTAAGAAACACGGTTGAATAATCTAACCCTAAAAAGGACATGGATTGAAGTAAATGTAAAAACTGTAAATTAAAGCTAGGTTATGAGAAATCGGTACAGGtattaataagaaaattaagGGAAATGAGTAAATAAAGAGAGATTGAATTACCTGATGAGAGAGAAATGAGGCAGGAAAGAGGAGGCGGGAGAGAACTGACAAGAGGGGAAGATGGGAGAGGGGAAGATGGGGTTATGGAAGGTTGTATGAAGAGCGGGAAATCAAGTGTAACGAGGGGGAAAAGGGTATACTATTAATAATTAGTTGGCCTTTGTAAAATGGatcaaaactcatgaataagtatcactttttaaattttatttttacttttctatAGTTTACTACTTTACTTTGCTggcttgttttttaaaaaatagaaaattaaaataatataaatttttatatgagatgGTCTTATTGTTAGACCCGTTTCATATTTTGATTAACAgctcaataataaaaacttttagcttatggactttttattttaaagttgttttacgtaagacggtctcatataagatgGGCTGTTAAAGTAAACTACTCTCTAAACCCAATACTGAAACCCATTTACATGACTAATTGTAGCATAATTAATTATgatacaataataaaaacaatgacATTATTATGACATTTTAAAAGGataatattttataagaaaataacacatgaaaaataataatgtcagtaatgttttatttttattaaaattgagTTACATAGGTTATATATGTTCAAATTTGTATCTATGGTGATGTTATTCAactttttcttctcttttttatttcttattatatGTTATAGATAGATTGTTTGTGAGGTGTTTAAGGACTGATGTAGCATCGGATGTACAATTCAAGTGCTACACGCTTAGAACTTCAAACACAAGGTTCTTTTTAAAGATTTGAAATATGTTTCAAGGGTTTGAGAGGGATATGGAGGTCTGTGTTTGCAAGGTTTCCACTAGCTTCAAATATCGCGAATAATGGT
This Amaranthus tricolor cultivar Red isolate AtriRed21 chromosome 13, ASM2621246v1, whole genome shotgun sequence DNA region includes the following protein-coding sequences:
- the LOC130797817 gene encoding WD-40 repeat-containing protein MSI1 — protein: MGKDEDEMRGEIEERLKNEEYKIWKKNTPFLYDLVITHALEWPSLTVEWLPDRDEPPGKDYSVQKMILGTHTSENEPNYLMLAQVQLPLEDAENDARHYDDERSDFGGFGCANGKVQIIQQINHDGEVNRARYMPQNPFIIATKTVSAEVYIFDYSKHPSKPPLDGACNPDLRLRGHSTEGYGLSWSKFKQGHLLSGSDDAQICLWDINATPRNKTLDAMQIFKVHEGVVEDVSWHMRHEYLFGSVGDDQYLLIWDLRAPTVTKPVQSVIAHQSEVNCLAFNPFNEWVVATGSTDKTVKLFDLRKINTALHTFDCHKEEVFQVGWSPKNETILASCCLGRRLMVWDLSRIDEEQTPEDAEDGPPELLFIHGGHTSKISDFSWNPCEDWVVASVAEDNILQIWQMAENIYHDEDDLSNDDPTATKGS